The Leptospira harrisiae sequence GAGCCCAATTGATAAAAAAAACGAAGAAACAAACTTTGTAAAGTTTCATAAAGGAATCATTGATAGCATCCATAAAAATGGAGGTTCGTTATCACACCATCATGGAATTGGACGAATGTTGTCCCCATGGATGGAAAGCGAAGTTGGGAAAGAGGGACTACGTATTTTGTCTTCAATCAAAAAGACATTCGATCCGAAAGGAATTATGAATCCAGGCGGACTCTTAGGACTTAAATAATGGGTGTTTCTGAAAGGAAAAAACGTGAATTTGCACAAAGAGAAACAGATATTCTCAATTGTGCAATTGAACTCTTTAGGACTAAACATCCATCCCTAGTTAAGATGGATGATATTGCCAAACATTTGGAGATAGGGCGGGGGACAATCTATCTCCATTTTAAAAGTAAAGATGATTTGATGGCTAGGATACAATATGAAGATTATGTTCGATTGCGTATCCGTTTGGAAAAAGCATTGGAAGAACATACTGCCATTGAAATGTCTAGAAAAGCTATCAGGGCTTATATTGATCATTGTTTGGGAGATCGCCATATGTATCTTGTTGCCAGACAATGTGGTGTTAACTTAAATATTAATAATGTATCTGAAGATATGAGTAAACTTCTTACGGATGAAAGAACCAATCGGTTAACACTTTTAGAAAAAATCTATAAACAAGCAAAACAAGAGAACCTAATCAATACGCGAGGCACTTACCCTAATGTAGCCGTTGCATGGGGGATGATTCGTGGTGCTGTAGAAGTAATTTTAGACGGGCATTTTCAAAACGAAATCAAAAGTGAAAAAGCTTATTTAGAAACAATTGAACATGTATTATTCTATGGATTATTTTCTGGTGGAAACAAAGGAGAGACTTGATGAGAAAGATGAAGGTGATTATCAATCCTGTATCTGGCGGAGGTCTCTCTGCAAAAGTTTGGAAAAAAGTAGAGCCAGAGCTAATCAAAAAAGGGATTCCATACGAGTTTGAAGCAACAACGAAAGAACGTGCAGCACGTGATATCGCAAGAGATGCCGTCAAACAAGGGTTCCATTGGATACTTGGTATCGGTGGGGATGGAACTTTTTCGAATGTCATTAATGGTCTTTTTGAAAATGGAAAGTTGCTAAACAAAAATGTTATTTTTAGTCCTATCCCTGCGGGCCGAGGAAACGATTTTATAAAAACGGTCAAGGTTCCAAAAAACCCAATCAAGGCATTAGAACAAATTCTAGATGGAAAGGAACGGATCATTGATTTGATTGCTGTGACATATACGAAGGCTGATAAAACAAAAGGTAATTATCTTTGTTTGAATTTGGCTGATTTTGGGATGGGAGGCGAAGTTGTTTATAAGGTAAATCGTTCGAGACTTGCGTCCATCATTGGTGGGAAGGGTGTATTTTTATTATATTCGATTCTTGGTTTATTCACCTATACCAACAAAAAGATAACTCTCACACTTTCCAAATTTGAAAAAATCACAAACAGATGTAGGTTAGTAGTATGTGCTAACGGAGAGTATGCGGGTGGTGGAATGTGGTTCGCACCAAAAGCAAAACTTGAAGACGGCAAAATGGATTTACTCGCGATCCAGGATGTGACTGTGATGGAAACACTTCGCAAATTTGGTTATTTGTATCGAGGTAAGTTGTCAGAAGATTCCAAAGTCATTTCAAAACAGATCACCGAACTGACGGCTGAATCGGATGAAGATGTTTTTATAGATGTAGATGGCGAGAATATGGGACAACTCCCTGCTCATTTCAAAGTGCTGCCGAATGTACTTCCAATCAAATGTTAATCCAATGAAACAAATTACAAAAAACGAAAGTTCAAGACTTAGTCACTTAAAATCTGAATACGACATCATCATTATCGGTGGTGGAATAACAGGCGCGAATGTTCTCTGGGATGCCACCCTTCGCGGATATAATTGTTTACTTGTGGAAAAAAATGATTATGCTTCGGGCACTAGCCAAGCCACTTCTAAACTCATTCACGGCGGACTTAGGTATTTAAAAAATCTTGAGTTTGGACTTGTGCGTGAATCTCTTTCAGAAAGAAGGTACCTTGCTAAAATTTCTCCTCATGCAGTAAGGCCAATGGGATTTATCATTCCCATTCGTTCTTTATTTCAAAGAATCCTTTTGTTTTTTGGGATGGAGTTGTATAATGCTCTTTCTTTCGATCGTAATCGCGAAATTGATGCTGATGTCCAACTTCCTAGATATCGATGGAATTCATTAGGTGAAACCATCTATAAAGTTTTGGGATTAGATAGAAAGTCATTGAAAGGTAGTTTTCAATATTATGATTATGCGAATCCCAATCCTGAAAAACACACAACTGAGTTTATCTTATCAGCTAAAGAAAAAGGTGCTCATGCCTTTAATTACCTTGCGGTTACTACTTTAAAGAAACAAAATAGCGGCGGTTATACGGTTGGACTTACTGATTCTCTAACCGGAAAGAAAGTATTAGTTTCTACTAAGGTCGTTGTGAACTCGGCGGGACCTTGGGCCGATGTGATTGAGTCCATGACTGGAGTTACAGCAGAGAAAAAACTCGTACGTTCTAAAGGGATCCATGCGGTAGTTCGCAATATTTGTGGGAATGAATGTGCTGTGTTATCCAAAAGAGATGGTTCTCATCTTTTTGTCATACCTTGGCGTGGGAAAACCATTGTGGGGACTACAGATACTGCTTACGGCGATGACCCTGATGCATTTAAAGTCAAACAATCGGAAATCGTAGAATTACTAGATGAAGTAAATTACAGTTTTGGATTTGCAAAACTCACTCTGAAGGATGTGGATTATTATTATGGTGGGCTTCGTCCTCTTGTAGAAGACCCAGGGAGTACAGAAGGAACATACTCTGCCTCTAGAAAATCAGAAATCTTTCATTATGAAAACGAAGGGTTCCCCGGATTCTTTTCTGCGTTAGGTGGAAAGTATACAACGAGCCGCGCCGTAGCAGAAAATTTGGTAAATGCAATTGACACTTACACAAAAGGGCAAGAGTCACCCTGTGCAACAAAATTCACACCTCTACTTGGGGGAAGATACCAAAGTTTAAAAGAACTAGTGAATGAGCTTCAATTGAAATATACAAAATCTTCCGGTTCTAAAATAGAAACACTTGCCAGACGTTATGGTAGTGTCACTTGGAAGATTTTATCGATAGAAGGAAAAGAATTTTATCGAATTCCAAACGGTGAAATTTATTATGAAGAAGAAGTGGAATACATGCTGACTCATGAAGATATTTTCCATCTAACTGATTTTTACTTTAGAAGGTCAGGTGTCGGTACTGTTGGTACACTTGATTCCGCTGAAAGGACAAGGCTTGATAAAAAAATAGCTAAAATTTTGGGTTGGAATGCTGATCGATTGAAAATGGAAACGAAGTTAGTTGACGAAAGGTACAAATGGTTTGTTGATTAATGGCGCGAATCTCTATCGAAATTCCCGAAAAACAAATTTATTCTACGGAGTTAAGCGTTCGAATCTCGGATATTAATTTTGCAGGGCATCTTGCACATGATGCCATATTAACCTTAACTCATGAATGTCGGGCCCGGTTTTTTCATTTTCATGGTTGGACGGAAATTAATGTAGAAGGGAAGGGGATAGTGGTATCGGATGTTGCTATTGTTTATAAATCAGAAGCATTTTTTCCTGATGACTTAGTGATGCAACTTTATGTGGACAATGTGTCCAAAAAATCATTGGAAATGGTTTATGTAATTACCCATAAAAATGGGGGAAAAGAAATTGCTCGTGCCAAAACGGCGATCGTTTTCTTTGATTATGCGGAAAGAAAACCCTGCCCCATTCCCGATGTTTTTTTAAAAGTCCTTATTTGATTTTTGTTTGGATGAGGGAAACGATTTTACGTTCTTCTTCTTCATACTTTAGTTTTTGAATTCCGCCCAGTGGATTTCGTTTCACTGCTTGGTTCCATTGCGAAGATTCTATTTTTTCCCAAATCGAAATTCCCCATCTGCCATATTCATTGCGAATCCATTGTGTGAGTTGGGTGAGGGTTTCTGTATTTTTGTCCTTCCGTTTTTGGTAATTTAAAATGTAGTTTAATAGTTCTTCGATACCTTTTCGTTTGGTGACGGATGTTTTGAAAATAGGGGGAAGGGATTGGTCGGGAAGAATGTCTTTAATAAATTCCAAAGTGGATTCTAACATATAATAACTCGAATTAGCCAATGACTCCTCATCACATTTGTTGATGATAAAGGCTTCGGGAACTTCCATAATTCCTGACTTCATAAATTGTACTTGGTCTCCACCAAGAGGTTGCATCACAAGAAAGGATAAATCAGAGATTAGAGAAACTGAGATTTCGTTTTGGCCAATCCCTACTGTTTCTACAAATACATAATCAAAAATGCGTCTTAAGAAACGGATGACATGGTACGTATAAGGATTGAGTCCACCTAGTTCCAATTGCGAAGGTTGGGATCTAAAATAAATTCGTGTGTCCCTTCTGGGAAGGGTGACTCTTGTTCTATCGCCTAAGATGGACCCACCACTTAAATTGGAGGAAGGATCAATGGCAACAATGGCCATTTTTTTATCGGGAGCAAAATCTAGGAAAAGTTTGCATAACTCACCGAGTAACGAGGATTTGCCGGCACCTGGTGTTCCTGTGATACCGATAGTGAGTCCTTCTTTTGAGTTTGGATTTTGGAGGATTAGTTCTTGGAATAAAGATTCTCGAAATTCTAAATTGTTTTCTGTTTCAATTTTAGAAATGATTTTTGCAATCGGATACTTTTCACCGAGAAGTGCCTCCGAAACCAGTTGGGATAAAGATTCTTTGGTATCAATCAAGAGTGGTTGCCATTAAAAAAGATAAGTTAGAGTAGTGGAACTTCCATTGCAGATTTTTCAAAATCCACAATGGAAGATAATTATAAAACCGGCTTTTTGTTCTTAAACGAGAGCGGGTTCTACAGAAACGATGTCGATGATTTTTTCCATAATCGACATAAGATCATAGTCTTTTGGTGTGAAGATTTCCCGAATTCCCATTTTTTTCAGTTCATCAAAATCAGATTCAGGAATGATTCCTCCTATCACGACAGGGATTTTTGCCTTGTAATGAGTTAGTTCATCAAATAACTGTTTTACGATTTCTTTGTGAGAGCCAGAAAGTATCGAAAGTCCGATTACATTGGCATTTTCTTCCACAGCTGACTGTACGATTTCTTCAGGAGAGAGTCGGATCCCTGAATAAATCACGTCAAAACCACTGTGTTTTGCAGATACAGCAATCATCTCAGCACCATTGGAATGGCCATCGAGTCCTGGTTTCCCCACCACAATTTTAGGTCTATGTCCATTTGCCTTTGTGAATGCCTCTACTTTTCCGCGAACTGTAGAAACCTTATCGTCTGACAAAAAGAGTTTTTGTCCATCGACACCCGTTGGTGGGTTGTATTCTCCATACACTTCACGAAGTGCATCCGCCCATTCTCCTGTGGTGACTAGTGCTTTGGCACAAACAATCGAGTAAGGCATTAGGTTTTTTCCGTCTTTTGCAGCTTGTTTTAAATCTTCCAAGGATTTTTTGGCAACATCTGCATTACGACGAGATTTTGCTTCTCCAAGAACATTTAATGTTTGTTCTGCGGATTTTGGGTCAACTTTGAAAATTCCACCATCGGAGTCAGTCATCAGTGGAGATTTGATTCCATCGGTCCATTTGTTTTTTCCAACAATCACTAGTTCGTTGGAGTTGATTTTTGAAAGTCTTTCCGTTTGTGATTTCACAAGTTGGGACTTCATATATCCGTTTTCGATAGCAACGAGAGCTCCACCCATATCGATGATTTTTTGAATTTCGAGTTTGGCTTCTTCTTTGAGAGCTTTTACTTTCGATTCGATGACTTTCGATCCTTCGAAGATGTCTGGGTATTCGAGAAGGTCTGTTTCGTAAGCAAGGACTTGCTGCAAACGAAGTGACCATTGTTGGTCCCAAGGTCTTGGTAAGGATAATGCTTCGTTCCAAGCAGGGAGTTGGAGGGCACGACATCTTGCATTACGCGAGAGTGTCACACCCAGAGATTCAATGAGAATTCTCCACGCATTGTTTTCTGGTTGTTCCTCTGTGAGTCCTAGAGAGTTTAC is a genomic window containing:
- a CDS encoding TetR/AcrR family transcriptional regulator, giving the protein MGVSERKKREFAQRETDILNCAIELFRTKHPSLVKMDDIAKHLEIGRGTIYLHFKSKDDLMARIQYEDYVRLRIRLEKALEEHTAIEMSRKAIRAYIDHCLGDRHMYLVARQCGVNLNINNVSEDMSKLLTDERTNRLTLLEKIYKQAKQENLINTRGTYPNVAVAWGMIRGAVEVILDGHFQNEIKSEKAYLETIEHVLFYGLFSGGNKGET
- a CDS encoding diacylglycerol/lipid kinase family protein is translated as MRKMKVIINPVSGGGLSAKVWKKVEPELIKKGIPYEFEATTKERAARDIARDAVKQGFHWILGIGGDGTFSNVINGLFENGKLLNKNVIFSPIPAGRGNDFIKTVKVPKNPIKALEQILDGKERIIDLIAVTYTKADKTKGNYLCLNLADFGMGGEVVYKVNRSRLASIIGGKGVFLLYSILGLFTYTNKKITLTLSKFEKITNRCRLVVCANGEYAGGGMWFAPKAKLEDGKMDLLAIQDVTVMETLRKFGYLYRGKLSEDSKVISKQITELTAESDEDVFIDVDGENMGQLPAHFKVLPNVLPIKC
- a CDS encoding protein meaA; the protein is MSAEKKEYLLVDENGQGKPDKPWIFRTYAGHTNAKASNELYRKNLSKGQTGLSIAFDLPTQCGYSSDHEVSRPEIGKVGVPINSLEDFRILFDQIPIEEMNTSMTINGTSMWLLSLYVALAEERGVPLEKLNGTTQNDLIKEYLARGTYIYPPKESMKIIVDMYEYSLHNIPKWNPSNICSYHLQEAGATPVQELSFALATAIAVLDAIKERNCFSDDEFEQCVGRISFFVNAGIRFVEEMCKMRAFTEMWQEITTERYKVKTAKYRVFRYGVQVNSLGLTEEQPENNAWRILIESLGVTLSRNARCRALQLPAWNEALSLPRPWDQQWSLRLQQVLAYETDLLEYPDIFEGSKVIESKVKALKEEAKLEIQKIIDMGGALVAIENGYMKSQLVKSQTERLSKINSNELVIVGKNKWTDGIKSPLMTDSDGGIFKVDPKSAEQTLNVLGEAKSRRNADVAKKSLEDLKQAAKDGKNLMPYSIVCAKALVTTGEWADALREVYGEYNPPTGVDGQKLFLSDDKVSTVRGKVEAFTKANGHRPKIVVGKPGLDGHSNGAEMIAVSAKHSGFDVIYSGIRLSPEEIVQSAVEENANVIGLSILSGSHKEIVKQLFDELTHYKAKIPVVIGGIIPESDFDELKKMGIREIFTPKDYDLMSIMEKIIDIVSVEPALV
- a CDS encoding acyl-CoA thioesterase, whose amino-acid sequence is MARISIEIPEKQIYSTELSVRISDINFAGHLAHDAILTLTHECRARFFHFHGWTEINVEGKGIVVSDVAIVYKSEAFFPDDLVMQLYVDNVSKKSLEMVYVITHKNGGKEIARAKTAIVFFDYAERKPCPIPDVFLKVLI
- a CDS encoding glycerol-3-phosphate dehydrogenase/oxidase, producing MKQITKNESSRLSHLKSEYDIIIIGGGITGANVLWDATLRGYNCLLVEKNDYASGTSQATSKLIHGGLRYLKNLEFGLVRESLSERRYLAKISPHAVRPMGFIIPIRSLFQRILLFFGMELYNALSFDRNREIDADVQLPRYRWNSLGETIYKVLGLDRKSLKGSFQYYDYANPNPEKHTTEFILSAKEKGAHAFNYLAVTTLKKQNSGGYTVGLTDSLTGKKVLVSTKVVVNSAGPWADVIESMTGVTAEKKLVRSKGIHAVVRNICGNECAVLSKRDGSHLFVIPWRGKTIVGTTDTAYGDDPDAFKVKQSEIVELLDEVNYSFGFAKLTLKDVDYYYGGLRPLVEDPGSTEGTYSASRKSEIFHYENEGFPGFFSALGGKYTTSRAVAENLVNAIDTYTKGQESPCATKFTPLLGGRYQSLKELVNELQLKYTKSSGSKIETLARRYGSVTWKILSIEGKEFYRIPNGEIYYEEEVEYMLTHEDIFHLTDFYFRRSGVGTVGTLDSAERTRLDKKIAKILGWNADRLKMETKLVDERYKWFVD
- a CDS encoding P-loop NTPase fold protein, whose amino-acid sequence is MIDTKESLSQLVSEALLGEKYPIAKIISKIETENNLEFRESLFQELILQNPNSKEGLTIGITGTPGAGKSSLLGELCKLFLDFAPDKKMAIVAIDPSSNLSGGSILGDRTRVTLPRRDTRIYFRSQPSQLELGGLNPYTYHVIRFLRRIFDYVFVETVGIGQNEISVSLISDLSFLVMQPLGGDQVQFMKSGIMEVPEAFIINKCDEESLANSSYYMLESTLEFIKDILPDQSLPPIFKTSVTKRKGIEELLNYILNYQKRKDKNTETLTQLTQWIRNEYGRWGISIWEKIESSQWNQAVKRNPLGGIQKLKYEEEERKIVSLIQTKIK